The Chloroherpetonaceae bacterium genome has a segment encoding these proteins:
- a CDS encoding phosphoglucomutase/phosphomannomutase family protein, protein MTIKFGTSGWRAIIADEFTYANLTLVLEAITEYLQKNQLSEKGVVLGRDTRFGGEAFAEYAARVLATRGIKVFLCERDTPTPVISYEIRRRGAGGGLNFTASHNPPEYQGLKFSTADGAPALPEITKQFEQTFLRLWEEERTNPKLRSYTDFRTLVSQGKIEMIDPNPPYLKRLSEIVDTKVIAESGIKVVYDAMYGTARGYTDKFLRDLGVEVETLHDWRDVYFGGRPPEPSEKNIPELIARVRARGAQGEFVIGIANDGDADRYAVVDATGTYLQANQLLAILFHYALQHKPNWKGCVVRTLATTHLIDAIAKKAGIRLYEVPVGFKYIGEIMMREDMIVGGEESNGLSVYQHIPEKDGILACLLFVEIAARTRAPLSEYLKRLHEEYGYFATVRENLRLSEEIKHALLMRLQNDTPTELAGRRVVEVDRRDGVKMICDDGSWLLVRFSGTEPVVRFYAESHSDARTKEIMEFAKSLIQPTQVHAL, encoded by the coding sequence ATGACCATCAAGTTTGGCACTTCGGGCTGGCGAGCCATTATTGCGGATGAATTTACCTACGCAAATCTGACCCTTGTGCTGGAAGCCATCACGGAATATCTGCAAAAAAATCAGTTATCGGAAAAAGGGGTGGTGCTTGGACGCGATACACGCTTTGGGGGAGAAGCCTTTGCCGAGTATGCTGCACGTGTCTTAGCTACACGCGGCATTAAAGTCTTTCTATGCGAGCGCGATACACCAACGCCTGTCATTAGCTATGAAATTCGCCGCCGTGGCGCAGGGGGTGGATTGAACTTTACGGCTTCGCATAACCCACCTGAGTATCAAGGTCTGAAATTTTCCACTGCAGACGGTGCACCTGCTTTACCTGAAATCACCAAGCAGTTTGAGCAAACTTTCTTACGGCTGTGGGAAGAAGAGCGCACCAACCCGAAACTGCGCAGTTACACCGACTTTCGCACGCTCGTCTCACAAGGAAAGATTGAAATGATTGACCCAAATCCACCCTATCTCAAGCGTTTAAGTGAAATCGTGGATACTAAAGTCATCGCAGAGTCAGGCATTAAGGTCGTCTATGATGCAATGTATGGCACGGCGCGTGGCTACACAGATAAATTTCTCAGAGACTTAGGCGTTGAGGTCGAGACGCTGCACGACTGGCGCGATGTGTACTTCGGTGGTCGACCACCTGAGCCATCGGAAAAAAACATTCCTGAACTGATTGCACGCGTAAGAGCGAGAGGTGCGCAAGGCGAATTTGTCATCGGCATTGCCAACGATGGTGATGCAGACCGATATGCAGTGGTGGATGCCACAGGCACCTATCTGCAAGCCAACCAGCTCCTTGCAATTCTTTTTCATTACGCCTTGCAGCACAAGCCAAATTGGAAAGGCTGTGTGGTGAGAACCCTTGCCACCACACATCTCATTGATGCAATTGCTAAAAAAGCGGGTATTCGGCTCTATGAAGTGCCTGTGGGCTTTAAGTATATCGGCGAAATTATGATGCGTGAGGATATGATTGTAGGTGGAGAGGAATCTAACGGTTTATCGGTCTATCAGCACATTCCTGAGAAAGATGGAATTCTGGCCTGTCTGTTGTTCGTTGAAATTGCGGCTCGCACCAGAGCACCGCTGTCGGAATACTTGAAAAGGCTGCACGAAGAGTATGGCTATTTTGCGACGGTGCGAGAAAATTTGCGCCTAAGCGAAGAGATAAAGCATGCATTGCTAATGCGCCTGCAAAACGACACGCCAACTGAGCTGGCAGGCAGGAGAGTGGTAGAGGTCGACAGGCGCGATGGCGTCAAGATGATATGCGACGACGGTAGCTGGCTGCTGGTGCGCTTTAGCGGTACAGAGCCAGTGGTGCGTTTTTACGCTGAATCGCATAGCGACGCACGCACCAAAGAGATAATGGAGTTTGCGAAAAGTTTAATTCAACCAACTCAAGTACACGCACTATGA
- the crcB gene encoding fluoride efflux transporter CrcB encodes MQTILMIGIGSFIGGALRYVLSQKIQQSVLSTFPFGTLGVNIIGCFLIGLVFALSDRGALSQEWRLFLATGICGGFTTFSAFSNETLALLRDGQFLYAGLYVGLSVLLGVSATFLGYAILRAL; translated from the coding sequence ATGCAGACGATTCTAATGATTGGTATCGGCAGTTTCATTGGTGGCGCATTGCGCTACGTGCTCTCACAAAAAATTCAGCAAAGTGTGCTCTCGACTTTCCCCTTTGGCACATTAGGAGTTAATATTATTGGCTGCTTCCTGATTGGCTTAGTTTTTGCTCTCAGCGACCGAGGGGCGCTTTCACAAGAGTGGCGGCTATTTCTTGCTACGGGCATTTGCGGTGGCTTTACTACTTTTTCAGCCTTTTCAAATGAAACGCTGGCTCTTTTGCGTGATGGGCAGTTTCTTTACGCTGGGCTTTATGTGGGGCTGAGTGTTTTGCTTGGCGTTTCAGCGACTTTCTTGGGATATGCGATTCTGAGAGCACTATGA
- a CDS encoding DUF190 domain-containing protein, whose translation MIEKHPDAKLLRIFVGESDKHGAVPLYETIVFEAKKHGLSGATVIRAIMGYGANSIIHTAKLLEISSDLPIVIEIVDVEEKIRKFVERVDTLFEESQAGGLITIEKAEVIRYKPSQQR comes from the coding sequence ATGATCGAAAAACATCCTGACGCAAAGCTCCTGCGAATTTTCGTTGGTGAGTCCGATAAGCATGGCGCAGTGCCGCTTTATGAAACCATTGTCTTCGAAGCCAAAAAACACGGGCTATCGGGCGCTACGGTTATTCGTGCCATAATGGGCTATGGTGCCAACTCCATTATTCACACGGCAAAACTGCTGGAAATTTCTTCTGACTTGCCGATTGTCATTGAAATTGTTGATGTCGAGGAAAAAATCCGCAAGTTTGTTGAGCGTGTTGATACGCTCTTTGAAGAAAGCCAAGCAGGCGGTCTCATTACCATTGAGAAAGCTGAGGTCATTCGCTACAAGCCGAGCCAGCAGCGCTAA
- a CDS encoding YdcF family protein, protein MRKIISHLAWSVFTFALSLFVGMLVLINVTWMRWEEAERPELHAAIILGNRLQNGQPSPTLMARLEKAQELYDAKLVSILVLSGGIIGDEETSEAQVMKSYLVQRGLPDTRLILETQSTSTIDNLYYSKLLIDSLDCEPVYLVTSKSHLCRAMMIAERCGVDARGVPAEMAGSLPEIWAEYAYEALRTLYFLAFEQWELVNPDKLPDTRPELKYASLSMP, encoded by the coding sequence ATGAGAAAAATCATTAGTCATCTGGCATGGTCAGTCTTTACCTTTGCACTCTCGCTTTTTGTCGGAATGCTGGTGCTGATCAATGTAACTTGGATGCGATGGGAAGAAGCAGAGCGACCTGAGCTACATGCGGCAATCATCTTAGGCAATCGACTGCAGAACGGGCAGCCTTCCCCGACACTGATGGCACGCTTGGAAAAAGCGCAAGAACTCTACGATGCAAAACTGGTTAGCATACTGGTGCTGAGCGGTGGCATCATTGGCGATGAAGAGACCAGCGAAGCGCAAGTGATGAAAAGTTATCTTGTGCAAAGAGGCTTGCCCGATACTCGTTTGATTTTGGAGACCCAATCAACTTCTACGATTGATAATCTCTATTACAGCAAACTTTTGATTGACAGCCTCGATTGCGAGCCAGTCTATCTTGTAACCAGCAAGTCGCATCTTTGCCGAGCGATGATGATTGCAGAGCGATGCGGCGTCGATGCGCGCGGCGTGCCAGCTGAAATGGCAGGTTCGCTACCTGAAATCTGGGCAGAATACGCCTACGAAGCACTGCGAACACTGTATTTCCTTGCTTTTGAGCAGTGGGAGCTGGTCAACCCTGACAAGTTGCCAGACACACGACCTGAGCTGAAATACGCAAGTCTCTCTATGCCTTAG
- a CDS encoding VanZ family protein translates to MSQAHSMFIWLPAICCAIAIFIQSSIPGEKIPPSALFTYDKLIHTGIYFVFGLSLAFALCKQRRFPYLREHWFVSGMLIAVLYAISDETHQLFVPKRAADIVDLNADVLGIVLAFLLFRWLEARQYHSAK, encoded by the coding sequence ATGAGCCAAGCTCACTCAATGTTTATCTGGTTGCCTGCAATATGCTGCGCAATCGCAATTTTCATTCAATCCAGCATTCCCGGCGAAAAAATCCCTCCGTCTGCACTCTTTACTTACGATAAGCTCATTCATACAGGGATTTACTTTGTGTTCGGACTGTCATTAGCCTTTGCGCTTTGCAAACAGAGACGCTTTCCGTATTTGCGAGAACACTGGTTCGTGTCGGGAATGCTGATAGCGGTGCTTTATGCAATTAGCGATGAGACGCACCAGCTCTTTGTGCCGAAGCGAGCGGCTGACATAGTAGACCTCAATGCCGATGTGCTGGGTATTGTGTTAGCCTTTCTGCTCTTTCGCTGGTTGGAAGCACGCCAGTATCATTCCGCCAAATGA
- a CDS encoding DUF1207 domain-containing protein has product MRIVLTLFFLVQLSPVLAQSWRTAFLRSNFEPLLADPKEPRIAALAHLGDTGVLLDIGGSFDLLQIDTRSDSVGVTTLGFGADFGTFSLLRRLEGFKFPVDAADYMFGVNLSWRMPLSGGALPVIWASRVRLSHISAHLVDGSFNLDQLAWQSGRLPFTFSREFVQLTLALMLPTMRLYIGYEWLFNSVPVDVARHSAQAGVEVFAPLVLPVRIVPFAAIDVRLSPIWRRELERSEGYGSTLSVQIGVKTGALGARGLRLTYHYYSGLSWRGMYFGDSVTVSAIGLMIDL; this is encoded by the coding sequence ATGCGAATTGTCCTGACTTTGTTTTTTCTTGTTCAGCTCTCACCAGTGCTAGCGCAAAGCTGGCGCACGGCGTTCCTTCGTAGCAATTTTGAGCCCTTGCTGGCAGACCCAAAAGAGCCGCGTATTGCAGCCTTGGCACATCTGGGCGATACAGGTGTCTTGCTCGACATCGGTGGCTCATTTGACCTGTTACAAATCGACACGCGCAGCGATTCTGTAGGGGTAACCACGCTGGGCTTCGGAGCCGATTTTGGCACCTTCTCGCTTTTGCGTCGCCTCGAAGGGTTCAAGTTCCCAGTTGATGCCGCCGATTACATGTTCGGTGTGAACCTAAGCTGGCGTATGCCGCTATCTGGAGGAGCACTTCCAGTAATATGGGCCTCTCGCGTGCGACTGTCGCATATTTCGGCGCATCTGGTCGATGGCAGTTTCAACTTAGATCAATTAGCGTGGCAAAGTGGACGGCTACCTTTTACATTCAGCCGTGAGTTTGTGCAGCTAACGCTGGCACTAATGTTACCAACTATGCGTCTCTACATCGGCTATGAGTGGCTCTTTAACAGTGTGCCTGTTGATGTAGCGCGTCACAGTGCGCAGGCAGGGGTGGAAGTGTTTGCGCCACTGGTGTTGCCAGTGCGGATCGTGCCGTTTGCAGCGATAGATGTCAGGCTCTCCCCAATTTGGCGTCGTGAGTTAGAGCGCAGCGAAGGTTACGGAAGCACCCTTAGCGTGCAAATTGGCGTGAAAACAGGCGCACTGGGCGCACGGGGTCTGCGGCTCACCTATCACTATTACTCAGGTCTAAGCTGGCGCGGAATGTATTTTGGCGACTCTGTAACAGTCAGTGCGATTGGCTTGATGATCGATCTATAA
- a CDS encoding putative Ig domain-containing protein — MRRILYPSHPTVRLCLFLVLVLFASSKTAAQYTPYSADALASFNKLERVGDPIFARDGIAAICVEGDVLYLAANTAGLYTYDIKNRLEPLQLGFSKEISLPTAGMVKKDNYLYLSDNTNGIDVFNVADPTQIKLVGSFQTLSKESYDLCTDDEKNYLFVATGKGGIEVWSLRNPAKPERIAETSQLLPWNYAWGVSYNKGKLFVSDREGGLRILDATNPSSLRLLSNYPSAKTLRYAIANDTLVFLANAANGFEVLSISNINLPKRIFSYNFRTYVGGLAYYTLNPRFFFVGAGRGGITVYDLKKMFSDSDEADNPVEKADRGIGEIGRMVVADHAIYAATDKNGLLVYNFNLTPLLTNVKNLSADEDQLLTYTFEGNDPDGSPVRISLLPAAGKMPDSCFYNTETRTLTWRPTYDQSGVYDFKVRITELSRDSLYSELPLRITVNHVNRAPSLPELQAQLTLEDRELKYQLPEAKDPDKEDAGKLTYFADNLPRGASFDPATRTLTWRPDFTQAGDYSVKFTVQDANTDKRGAKTDSKELKIRVDNVNLAPKFTRMEKQIFTEDTDGNFVVEAIDPDKEDESKLTYTASALPKGATFDPPTRTFKWKPDYTQAGEYTVRFKVEDQGLDAKLMPSNKRLSDTMTVFITVKQKNRPPVVAAIPSKQVRENAQLTFTVSASDPDKEDEGKLTFSADSLPRGANFDPKTRTFAWKPDNTQSGTYRVIFRATDTGIDGTPLSGEAVATITVENTNRPPKLDPIADAKGSENAELKFDITAQDPDVEDEGKLKVTAENLPEGAKFDGKTFTWTPNFEQSGTYKISYTVTDVEGLTDKKTQTITIQNTNRAPKFVAAQPIKAIERQNISFKVSAEDLDKEDKGKLVFSAENLPAGAKFDRTTQTFSWQPDYGQRGSYAVLFRVRDSFGGEDTMSVAMTIERLNRKPVLQQPKDVVAKLGTPLEIQFVATDEDKEDKLTFTATGLPQGATLSPEGKLTFTPDDAQSGTYNVQVTVKDDLDGADTKSFVLRVPYRPKFVRQNAIQAKERDKISFRISASDNDREDTRLSYTAAGLPQGAQFSNQQFTWQPDYGQRGSYEVKFSVKDSFGAEDTMSVSLTIERLNRKPKLEKPKDATVKIGETLDLQLVATDEDKEDKLTFTATGLPQGATLSPEGKLTFKASEETIGRFTVQITVKDDAGGEDTKSFNITVPKPSKK, encoded by the coding sequence ATGAGGCGTATTCTGTATCCTTCTCACCCAACTGTGAGGCTTTGTCTTTTCTTAGTACTGGTTCTTTTTGCAAGTTCAAAAACCGCTGCACAGTACACACCATACAGCGCCGACGCACTAGCGTCATTCAATAAGCTGGAACGAGTGGGCGACCCGATTTTTGCTCGAGATGGGATTGCTGCCATCTGTGTAGAAGGGGATGTGCTCTACTTAGCCGCAAACACGGCAGGTTTATACACATATGACATCAAAAATCGCCTCGAGCCGCTCCAGCTGGGCTTCTCAAAAGAGATTTCACTGCCGACTGCAGGTATGGTAAAAAAAGACAATTACCTCTACCTGAGCGACAATACCAACGGCATTGATGTCTTCAATGTCGCTGACCCTACACAAATTAAGTTAGTGGGCAGTTTTCAGACACTCTCGAAAGAATCATATGATTTATGCACGGACGATGAAAAAAACTACCTCTTCGTCGCCACAGGCAAAGGTGGCATTGAGGTCTGGAGCTTGCGTAATCCTGCCAAGCCTGAGCGGATTGCGGAAACCTCACAGCTCTTGCCTTGGAACTATGCTTGGGGAGTATCTTACAACAAGGGCAAGCTCTTTGTCAGCGACCGTGAGGGGGGGCTGCGCATTTTAGATGCAACAAACCCAAGTAGCTTAAGGCTGCTTTCTAATTACCCTAGTGCTAAAACACTGCGCTATGCAATTGCAAACGATACGCTGGTCTTCTTAGCCAACGCAGCCAATGGCTTTGAAGTTCTCTCTATCTCAAATATCAATCTGCCAAAGCGCATTTTTTCATACAACTTTCGGACATATGTGGGAGGGTTAGCATACTACACGCTGAACCCGCGCTTCTTTTTCGTAGGTGCAGGACGCGGTGGCATAACGGTCTATGACCTTAAAAAGATGTTCTCGGATTCAGACGAAGCCGATAACCCTGTGGAAAAAGCAGACCGCGGCATTGGTGAAATTGGGAGAATGGTGGTGGCTGACCATGCCATCTATGCTGCAACAGACAAGAACGGGCTTTTGGTCTATAACTTCAATCTCACGCCGCTCCTTACGAATGTCAAGAATCTTTCTGCTGACGAAGACCAACTGCTCACTTACACCTTTGAGGGGAATGACCCAGATGGCAGCCCTGTGCGCATTTCGCTACTGCCGGCAGCAGGAAAGATGCCCGATAGCTGTTTCTACAACACAGAGACGCGCACCCTGACTTGGAGGCCAACTTACGACCAGTCAGGCGTCTATGATTTCAAGGTGCGTATTACGGAACTTTCACGCGATTCACTCTACAGCGAATTGCCACTGCGCATTACAGTCAATCACGTCAATCGCGCACCCAGCTTACCAGAGCTTCAAGCTCAACTCACGCTGGAAGATAGAGAGCTAAAATACCAACTGCCCGAAGCCAAAGATCCCGACAAAGAAGATGCTGGAAAGCTTACTTACTTTGCGGACAATTTGCCCCGAGGCGCCAGTTTCGACCCTGCTACACGCACACTGACTTGGAGACCCGATTTCACGCAGGCAGGAGACTACAGCGTTAAATTCACCGTGCAAGATGCAAATACGGATAAGCGCGGTGCAAAGACCGATTCCAAAGAGCTGAAAATTCGAGTCGATAATGTCAATCTGGCACCGAAATTTACCCGGATGGAAAAGCAAATCTTCACTGAAGACACAGATGGCAACTTTGTGGTTGAAGCCATTGATCCCGACAAAGAGGATGAAAGCAAACTAACCTACACAGCCAGCGCCCTTCCGAAAGGCGCAACCTTCGACCCGCCAACGCGCACCTTCAAGTGGAAGCCTGACTACACACAAGCAGGCGAATACACGGTGCGCTTTAAGGTCGAAGACCAAGGACTTGATGCTAAACTAATGCCCAGTAACAAGCGCCTCTCAGACACAATGACCGTTTTTATCACGGTGAAGCAAAAGAACCGTCCGCCTGTGGTGGCAGCAATTCCCAGCAAGCAAGTGCGTGAAAATGCACAACTGACGTTCACTGTAAGCGCAAGTGACCCTGACAAAGAAGATGAGGGCAAACTAACTTTCTCTGCCGATAGTCTGCCACGAGGGGCAAACTTTGACCCCAAAACGCGCACATTTGCGTGGAAACCCGATAACACACAGTCAGGCACTTATCGCGTAATTTTCCGCGCGACTGATACAGGAATTGATGGCACGCCACTCTCAGGCGAAGCCGTTGCAACCATTACAGTTGAAAACACCAACCGTCCACCAAAACTTGACCCAATTGCTGATGCCAAAGGCAGTGAAAATGCAGAGCTGAAGTTTGACATCACGGCACAAGACCCCGATGTCGAAGACGAAGGTAAGCTGAAAGTGACGGCAGAAAACTTGCCCGAAGGCGCAAAGTTCGATGGCAAAACCTTCACTTGGACGCCAAACTTTGAGCAATCTGGCACTTACAAAATTAGCTACACTGTAACCGATGTAGAAGGTCTCACAGATAAGAAAACACAGACCATTACGATTCAGAACACCAATCGGGCACCGAAATTTGTGGCGGCGCAACCCATCAAAGCAATAGAGCGACAGAATATTTCATTCAAAGTTTCTGCCGAAGACCTTGACAAAGAGGATAAGGGCAAGCTGGTCTTTTCTGCCGAGAATTTACCTGCGGGTGCAAAGTTTGACCGCACAACGCAAACGTTCTCGTGGCAGCCTGACTACGGCCAGCGTGGCAGTTATGCGGTGTTGTTCCGTGTGCGGGATTCTTTCGGTGGAGAAGATACAATGAGTGTGGCAATGACGATTGAACGGCTTAACCGAAAACCTGTGCTGCAGCAGCCCAAAGATGTGGTGGCGAAGTTAGGCACGCCACTTGAAATTCAGTTTGTCGCCACCGACGAAGACAAAGAAGATAAGCTCACTTTTACAGCTACGGGCTTACCACAGGGTGCAACACTCTCGCCTGAAGGCAAGCTCACTTTCACGCCCGATGATGCGCAGAGTGGCACATATAATGTGCAAGTAACTGTGAAAGACGACCTTGATGGTGCAGATACCAAGTCGTTTGTCTTACGTGTGCCTTATCGTCCGAAGTTTGTGCGGCAGAACGCGATTCAAGCCAAAGAGCGAGATAAAATTTCATTCCGCATCTCAGCCAGCGACAATGACCGTGAGGACACACGCTTGAGCTATACGGCGGCGGGCTTGCCGCAGGGCGCACAGTTTAGCAATCAGCAATTTACTTGGCAGCCTGACTACGGTCAGCGTGGTAGTTACGAAGTGAAGTTTAGCGTAAAGGATTCTTTTGGCGCAGAAGACACAATGAGCGTGTCGCTAACAATTGAGCGACTAAATCGAAAGCCGAAACTGGAAAAGCCGAAAGATGCGACCGTGAAAATAGGCGAAACGCTTGATTTGCAACTTGTGGCAACCGATGAAGACAAAGAGGATAAGCTCACCTTTACGGCTACGGGCTTACCACAGGGCGCAACGCTCTCGCCTGAAGGCAAACTAACCTTCAAAGCCAGTGAAGAAACTATCGGTCGGTTCACAGTACAGATAACTGTGAAAGATGACGCGGGTGGTGAAGATACGAAGTCGTTCAACATCACAGTGCCAAAGCCAAGCAAAAAGTAA
- a CDS encoding BamA/TamA family outer membrane protein, with protein MHFGFYGYTFSVAAEHLLHRETFRQMNDLRHRDKFTKQLALCNVSFALSMLLAFSLWAALAAAQVPTTSPTLTSVRLVGAQQLASSSLSTLFSLPAPLDSLSFHAALNRLRDIYLRLGYYDFQLDSVRWVYSPDSSQVHAEVFFTEGKPTRIGEIHLVGNRTLSTDALRFLMRTHEGDALDSETLEQDFNAILEKYEELGRPFSKISIAALERVQNKASEPVLRLVICVQEGALVKIAGYKFSDSLNTQPETILRELSLKIGEPYSERKFLSLRPRLERLGWFEKVSEPELLVIPPQHKDSDTLYAIIRLDLVEGHVNTFDGIVGYQPPIPPEEAGIVTGFVHIGLRNLFGTGRQLGVRWLRPNNFTQELRLSYQEPWILGIPLTATFNVMQLQQDSSFSQLLLSSALSYQLSEQLSVSGLLQLETINPIFQGTARIDPILQSSITLTGAAIAYDSRDNLLNPSSGIYFRNEYRIGTKTLNASDSLLQALQVRRSVVQQRLSLEAEWYQPTFLRQVFALRLVGQALLAEEVQLSDLFRFGGAQTLRGYREQEFLASRYAFLNLEYRLQLSPKSFAFVFYDVGYFFKPQNPLNPLDRMQEGWRKGFGAGARIDTPLGIVGISYALGEGDTILRGKVHFNLLNQF; from the coding sequence ATGCATTTTGGGTTTTATGGTTACACATTCAGCGTGGCAGCTGAGCACTTGCTACATCGTGAGACCTTTCGGCAAATGAATGACTTACGGCACAGGGACAAATTTACGAAACAGCTTGCGCTTTGCAATGTGAGTTTTGCCCTATCTATGCTGCTTGCTTTTTCACTATGGGCTGCACTGGCTGCTGCACAAGTCCCCACCACTTCGCCCACACTTACATCTGTGCGATTGGTCGGCGCTCAGCAACTTGCCAGCAGCTCTCTTAGCACACTTTTTTCTCTTCCTGCACCGCTTGATTCGCTTTCTTTCCACGCGGCTCTCAATCGCCTTCGAGACATCTACTTACGACTTGGCTACTACGATTTTCAGCTCGACAGTGTGCGCTGGGTCTATTCCCCTGACAGCAGTCAAGTGCATGCTGAAGTCTTTTTTACAGAAGGCAAACCGACGCGCATTGGCGAAATTCACCTTGTCGGCAACCGCACCCTCTCTACTGATGCTTTGCGTTTTTTGATGCGCACCCACGAAGGTGATGCCTTAGACAGTGAGACTCTGGAACAAGATTTTAATGCGATTTTGGAGAAGTATGAAGAACTTGGGCGACCTTTTAGCAAAATCTCTATCGCTGCATTAGAGCGAGTTCAGAATAAAGCCAGTGAGCCAGTGCTGCGACTTGTGATTTGCGTGCAAGAGGGTGCATTAGTCAAAATTGCTGGCTACAAGTTTTCAGATAGCTTGAACACACAGCCAGAGACCATTCTGCGAGAGCTTTCGCTTAAAATTGGCGAGCCATACAGTGAGAGAAAATTTCTCAGCCTTCGACCACGCTTAGAGCGCTTAGGCTGGTTTGAAAAAGTCAGTGAGCCAGAGCTGCTAGTGATTCCACCTCAGCACAAGGATAGCGACACGCTTTATGCCATCATTCGCCTTGACCTTGTGGAAGGTCATGTCAATACCTTTGATGGCATCGTGGGCTATCAGCCTCCTATTCCACCTGAGGAGGCAGGGATTGTTACGGGATTCGTCCACATCGGCTTACGCAACCTCTTTGGCACAGGGCGGCAACTGGGCGTACGCTGGCTTCGTCCTAACAATTTCACGCAAGAACTACGTCTTAGCTATCAAGAGCCTTGGATACTGGGCATTCCACTCACCGCCACCTTTAACGTCATGCAACTGCAGCAAGACTCCTCTTTTTCTCAACTTCTTCTTTCTAGCGCGCTCTCATATCAGCTTAGTGAGCAGTTATCGGTTAGTGGTCTCTTGCAACTTGAGACTATCAATCCGATTTTTCAAGGCACAGCTCGAATTGACCCAATTCTGCAAAGCAGCATCACGCTTACTGGTGCAGCGATTGCATATGACTCGCGCGACAATCTTCTAAACCCCAGCAGCGGCATTTATTTTCGCAATGAATACCGTATTGGCACGAAAACGCTCAACGCATCGGATTCACTTCTGCAGGCTCTACAAGTGCGTCGCAGCGTGGTGCAGCAGCGCCTAAGTCTTGAAGCAGAGTGGTATCAGCCTACCTTTTTGCGTCAAGTGTTTGCATTGCGTCTTGTTGGGCAAGCGCTTCTTGCTGAAGAAGTGCAGCTGAGCGACCTTTTTCGCTTCGGCGGTGCGCAGACTCTACGTGGCTACCGTGAGCAAGAGTTTTTAGCCTCGCGCTATGCGTTTCTCAACCTTGAGTATCGCTTGCAGCTTTCGCCCAAGTCCTTTGCATTTGTCTTTTATGACGTAGGCTACTTTTTCAAGCCGCAAAATCCACTAAATCCGCTGGATAGAATGCAAGAAGGCTGGCGAAAGGGTTTCGGCGCTGGCGCCAGAATTGATACACCACTTGGCATTGTTGGCATCAGCTATGCACTGGGCGAAGGTGATACGATTCTACGCGGCAAAGTGCACTTCAACCTCCTTAACCAATTTTGA